Below is a genomic region from Sutterella megalosphaeroides.
CGTATGTTTCATCCAACAAATCCTCATCTGTTATCTTGTATTTATTGACAGAAACGAGATAGCGAATGATAAAATCAAAGTCTTCATATCCATGCCCGACGTATCCTTCATCAAACAAGATCTCATTCTTCTGGAAACAAATAATAGAAGAAGGAATGGCAATATGGGTATAACTCTTTCTGAGTTCCCTTATTCTTTTTGTTTTTAGATTCTTATTCTGCGCACCAAACCGGCAATATACGCAAGGGAACATTAAGAAATCTTCCCTTTTTGATCGAAGACAACGATCAATAATTTCTTTGGGCAATATAACATCAAGGTCGCACAGTAAAACTTTGCCTTCTACTTCTCTTAAGGCATAGTTTCTTAACTTGGATCGATTTACGCCCCCAGAATATTTACAAATGATAATGTTGCCCTTGTCAAACCGGTTTAAAATCCAACGCAGAATTAAATTGCTTCGAGGATTAACAGCAAATTTCACTACAACATTCTCATTTTGTAGTTTCATCAGGCGAAACATATGCCGCAAGGCATAAAGAACTCCTCGATGAAAATCAACTGGAACAATAATATTTAACATCTGTCTTAAAGATCAACAGCAACTTTTGTAGCAACAGCAATCTGATAAATAATCTGCATCAGGTCTTTCGCCATCAGCATGCCCTTGGTATCCACCTTAGGCAGAACCAGGATACGATCCCCAGGACCGATTCCCAGTTTCTCGGCCAAGCCCACCTCGCCGTTTTGCTTGGCAACAAGAATTTGTTTGTCGTTCGCACGGGCCGACACCCCGCCGGCAGCGGCAAGGTAGTCGTCGAGCGACATCTTCGACTCGAAGGCCACAGCCTTCGGAAGAACGACTTCGCCCGTCACGAGAACAACGTTCGACTTCTGCGGGATCACAATTTCGTCACCGTCCTCTAGCCACAGATCGGAGACCTGTCCGCCGCGAGAGACCACCACCACGCCGTCGGGTTCAAGCTGTGAAGCACGCTTCACGAAGTCTTGAATCAGCTGAGCTTCCTGAACGCGCACCTGAGCTTCCTCAGGCGTAGAGGAGGTCGCCGTCAAAGCCGTCTGCTCGAGGCGACGCAGAGAGTCCTGAATAACGGCCTTCTGATCGCGAGCGACGCTCTTACGACGGATATAGATCGATTCGGTAGCGGCAAGCTCGGGCTCAACCTCGATTTGACGCAGAAGTTCTCTAAGCTTGACCGTTTTGGCAACTGGATATCGGGATGCCCCGGTGATGGCACCGCTCACCGTCGCCATGATCGTTTCGCCCGGCTTGTCCGCAACGAACTCGACGATGTCACCGTCGGCCAGCGCAAACTTGCGGAATTCTTCAAGATCGAAGTACCGGTTGAACGGCTTCTGATCGCGCGTCCCCGTGACGCTCACGTGCGAAACGTTGCGAAGCGGAGAAGCGAGCTCAATGAGCCCAGAGCCCTTGGCGACAGACGGCTTCGAGAATTCGTACTCCGCCTCTTCGCGAAGAAGGCCGTAGGCCGAAACCGAAACGCCCTTTTCCTTCACCAGAATCACGTCGCCGTTCTTGAGGCGCAGGTTGGGAACGCTCCCCTCCAACGCAAAGCGGTAAAGGTCGAGCTTTGCCACGACCTTCTTGTTGCGAAGCACCTCGATGTGGCGATAGCTGCCGCGATCGACGTCGATCCCGCCCGCTCGATCGATGAACGACAAGATGGAATCGACGGAACCGCCCGCGTAACGGCCAGGACTATTCACGAAACCCGCCACATAGACCGCGACGGGCTGAGCACTCTGAAGGTTGACATAGACCTGCACGTTGTCCGTATAGACGCGAGCAATGGCATTGCGAACGGTCGAGAGCAGATTCCCCTGACGGACGCCCCCCACATGGATCGGGCCCACCTCGGGAAGGAAGAGGTTACCCTGCTGATCGACCACAAGGACGTCGTCAAACGTGCGGGCACCCCACACGCGGACGACTACACGGTCGCCCGGAGCCAGGACGTAATCGGGCGAAGCCGCATCGCTGAACGTGTTCGCGAAGCGCCCTTCAAAGAGGTTCGCTGCGAACGGACGAAGCGCCACGGAAGTGGCACTCACGAGCTGCCCCTGAGCCCAAGCGGGCGGAGCTACGTTCACGGAAGGAAGCATCGTCTGTGTATAGCCCGTCGGCTGGGTACCGGTCATCACCGTACCGTTGGGGCCGACCTGAACGCCCGCAGGCATGGCCGAGGGCGTCGTACCGAGTCCGGTGCTCGCGGGGGCGGGATTGGTCGAAACCCCCAGGCTCAACGGATTGACGGTCGTCACCGCAGCGGCGGTGGCCGCAACGGCGCCGGCAGAACCGAGCACTGTCGTCATGCAGGCAAGGGTGAGAAGCGAAATTCGCGTTCGGTTGAATCGCATAGTCAAAAAATCCATTCGTCAGAAACCCGCGTGCTCGCGAATCGAGGCCACGATGAGTCGTACAAGACCGTAAATCAAGAAGAAGCCGAAGAAAGCGCAGAGTGTGAAGACCCACGTCCGGGGGTAACGAGACTCGTCGGGCAAAGTAGGCTGCTGAATCGCCACGAGGTAGCGGCTCTTCGCCAACGCCATCGAGCGGGCCTGCTCGTACGCCGACATGGCGGTCGTCAGCTGCTTCTGCGCGAATTCGCTCTCGATCATCAGGTTCTCATACTCAGAAACCCAAGAATTGATCGCACTCCCGCCTGCGGGATTCCCCGCGATGCGAGCCTTCTCTGCATTCAACTGCGATTCCACGGCGGCAAGGCGCTTTTCAAGTGCCTTTACCTGCGGCGCAGTCGGCTTCATATAGGAGCGCGCTTCGGCAAGTTCGGCCTTCACCTTCGAGCGTTCCCCTTCGAGTTCGAAGACCAGGGTCTGCAAGCCCGTGGCCGTTGCCTTTGGGTCGAGTTCCTTATGTTCGTCGCGGAACGCCTCAAGCGCCTTCTGGGCCTTGACGATGCGTTCCTGCGCAACCTTTACTTCGGACTCGGCCAAACGAATCGCATCGTTGCGTGAGCGGTCGTTCATCTCGTTGATAAGCGCTTCGCCTTGACGCAAAATACCGGCCGCGATGTTTTGAGCCATGTCGGGGGTGTAGGCACGCACCGTAAAGGTCACGATGCCGCTGTCGACGTCGATCTTCGGCTGGGCCACGCGATGCCAAAACGACTCTTTATCCCAAAGCGTCGGCGAGGAAGCAAGACGCGACACCCAGTCGCGACTCGTATCGCTGTAATGCTTCGTCAGCTGAAGTTCGCCGTCCAACGTTTCAAAGACATCAGGCGAGCGAAGGTACGCGTCCACGATGCGCGCATCTTGAACGCTCGTCGACGCGGTCTTGAAGAGCTGTGAGGCAATGTCGATCCCCATCGGCTGCTCGACCGCACTGCGGACGGCAAACTTCGTCTCCGACACGTACATGGGCGAAGCCACGAACGCGCAGTAGCCGAAGGTGAGCAACGTCGGCAAAAGCACGAAGAGCCCGACTTCCTTTTCAAAAGTCGAGCGCCGCGACCACCAATTCGATCCTCCGGAAGGTGCGCCGTTCACTTGTTCTTGCGGGGTTACTGCCGCTTGAGCCTTCGACGGCGTCGCGGTAGGAGTTGCCGCCGAGGCCTGAGCCTTTGGAGCGGCAGGCTTGACCGGAGTGGCAGTAGCCGGCGCTTTCGGAGCCGCGGGTTTCGCGGGGGCAGGCTTAGCCTGAGCAGCAGGAGCCTGGGGCTGCGGAGCAGCCGGCTTGGCCGGAGTCGCAGCGGCAGGGGCTTTCGGAACCGCAGGTTTAGAAGGGGCAACGGGAGCCGACGCCTTCGGTGCAGCGGGCTTAGCCGGCGCCGCCGGGGGCTGCGCCGGCGGAGCAACAGGTTTAGCTGGACTCGTCGGGGCCTTCGGGGCATCGGGCTTCACGGAGGTTGCGCTCTGAGGCTCCGTAGCCAAGGGCTTCTCGTTTGCGTTAGCTTCGTTTGGCATTACAAATTTCCGTATAGGACCGGATAGCGTCTTCGACGTCCGGGAAATATTCCAATCGTCCGGCATTGAGGACGGCGCCGCAGACACAGTTCTGTCGCACCGCCCCCATGCTGTGAGAAACAAAAATCAACGTCGACGTCGCCTTCTTCGCTTCGAGAGCTGCGTCGGCCTTGCGGCGAAATGCCGCGTCGCCGACGGAGTAGGCTTCGTCGATCAAATAAAAATCAAAACCGATGGCCATGGAAAGTCCAAAAGCCAATTTGCTTCGCATACCGGAAGAATAGGTCTTTACGGGCATGTCCATGTAGTCGCCGAGCTCGGCAAAGTCTTCCACATACTCGGTGACCTTACGGATATCTGCGCCATAGACACGAGCCACAAAACGAAGATTCTCTCTTCCTGTGAGCGATCCATGAAAGCAACCAGCAAAACCAATTGGCCAAGAAACACGCGATGTACGAATTACACGCCCAGAATCCGGCCGTTCCGCTCCGCCTAGAATTCGAATCATGGTCGACTTCCCTGCGCCGTTAACGCCAAGGATACCTATGCTTTTCCCTTCCTCAATCTTCAGATTGACATTGTCCAGCACAGTATGCCAACCACTTTTTACACGGTAGCGCTTGCACACGTTCTGCAACTCGATCATTCATCCCTCCGACGCGTCCTGACGTAACGCTCCAGATATCCTCCAATTGCACACGTCACAATGGTACTCATCAAAACATAGGTTGAACTAACGCCAGTTACCTCATAAGACTCATGAAGACTCATGCGGATCAATTCGATTGCATGCAATATTGGATTCAGTAGCAAAAACTCCGAAACCGACTGACTGAACACAGAAACCGAAAAGAAAACACCCGATACAAAGAAAAGAATTCTTAGGACCATAGGGACAATATTATTCAGAGCGGGCATAAAAACTGCCATCGATGATAAAATCATCCCACAACCCAAAGTCAACATGGGAACCGCAAGAATCAAAACTAGAAGTAATGATAGACTACCGAATATTATGACATCACCTAAAAGCACCATTGAAATAGCGCAAATTATAATAGCGGTAATTATCTGCGTCGCAGATATCACAATGATCCGAGCCAGCATAACATCAAATTCGGTGACCTGAGGGAAAGTCAAAAGAGTTTTATTTGCCTCTACTGCTGTCATGCATCGACTAATGCCATTAGAAAAAATATTCCAAAAGGCAAAGCCTGTAGCCAAAAAAACTGCCATGTTCATCCCATGTGGTGCTTGCCCCGCCCCCATGAAATATCGAACCCCCCAGAACACCCCGATACTGAAAATACTCTGAATCAGAACCCAGAGGTAGCCCAAATGGCTGTTGCCGTTGATCGTGTGGATCTCGCGCAACACGAGCGCTCCGATCACGCGCCCCTGAACGATCATGCCGTGTCGGAGTTCGGAGAGCGTCTCCGAAAGCTTAGAGGCTTGCATCGACATAGCGCCAGACACCGTCGGCACCCTGACACACGGCGCCGCGACGTTGCGTTTCATTGTTCTTCACGACCACGCGACGGCACGCTTCGCCGAGCGCGTTCTTGAAAGCGCGCTCGACCTGCACCTGCGCGACGCCGAGGGGCGTCTCGTTCATCACGGTGGTCGTACCGACTTCAAGCCCAGCCGCAGCTTCGGCAAAATTTCGGGCGTCGGAGGCTTGAGGAGCATCCCGAACGACTTCGGGCGGCGTCACCTC
It encodes:
- a CDS encoding polysaccharide biosynthesis/export family protein, whose protein sequence is MRFNRTRISLLTLACMTTVLGSAGAVAATAAAVTTVNPLSLGVSTNPAPASTGLGTTPSAMPAGVQVGPNGTVMTGTQPTGYTQTMLPSVNVAPPAWAQGQLVSATSVALRPFAANLFEGRFANTFSDAASPDYVLAPGDRVVVRVWGARTFDDVLVVDQQGNLFLPEVGPIHVGGVRQGNLLSTVRNAIARVYTDNVQVYVNLQSAQPVAVYVAGFVNSPGRYAGGSVDSILSFIDRAGGIDVDRGSYRHIEVLRNKKVVAKLDLYRFALEGSVPNLRLKNGDVILVKEKGVSVSAYGLLREEAEYEFSKPSVAKGSGLIELASPLRNVSHVSVTGTRDQKPFNRYFDLEEFRKFALADGDIVEFVADKPGETIMATVSGAITGASRYPVAKTVKLRELLRQIEVEPELAATESIYIRRKSVARDQKAVIQDSLRRLEQTALTATSSTPEEAQVRVQEAQLIQDFVKRASQLEPDGVVVVSRGGQVSDLWLEDGDEIVIPQKSNVVLVTGEVVLPKAVAFESKMSLDDYLAAAGGVSARANDKQILVAKQNGEVGLAEKLGIGPGDRILVLPKVDTKGMLMAKDLMQIIYQIAVATKVAVDL
- a CDS encoding capsule biosynthesis protein, which gives rise to MLLPTLLTFGYCAFVASPMYVSETKFAVRSAVEQPMGIDIASQLFKTASTSVQDARIVDAYLRSPDVFETLDGELQLTKHYSDTSRDWVSRLASSPTLWDKESFWHRVAQPKIDVDSGIVTFTVRAYTPDMAQNIAAGILRQGEALINEMNDRSRNDAIRLAESEVKVAQERIVKAQKALEAFRDEHKELDPKATATGLQTLVFELEGERSKVKAELAEARSYMKPTAPQVKALEKRLAAVESQLNAEKARIAGNPAGGSAINSWVSEYENLMIESEFAQKQLTTAMSAYEQARSMALAKSRYLVAIQQPTLPDESRYPRTWVFTLCAFFGFFLIYGLVRLIVASIREHAGF
- a CDS encoding ABC transporter ATP-binding protein, translated to MIELQNVCKRYRVKSGWHTVLDNVNLKIEEGKSIGILGVNGAGKSTMIRILGGAERPDSGRVIRTSRVSWPIGFAGCFHGSLTGRENLRFVARVYGADIRKVTEYVEDFAELGDYMDMPVKTYSSGMRSKLAFGLSMAIGFDFYLIDEAYSVGDAAFRRKADAALEAKKATSTLIFVSHSMGAVRQNCVCGAVLNAGRLEYFPDVEDAIRSYTEICNAKRS
- a CDS encoding ABC transporter permease, whose amino-acid sequence is MSMQASKLSETLSELRHGMIVQGRVIGALVLREIHTINGNSHLGYLWVLIQSIFSIGVFWGVRYFMGAGQAPHGMNMAVFLATGFAFWNIFSNGISRCMTAVEANKTLLTFPQVTEFDVMLARIIVISATQIITAIIICAISMVLLGDVIIFGSLSLLLVLILAVPMLTLGCGMILSSMAVFMPALNNIVPMVLRILFFVSGVFFSVSVFSQSVSEFLLLNPILHAIELIRMSLHESYEVTGVSSTYVLMSTIVTCAIGGYLERYVRTRRRDE
- a CDS encoding DVU3141 family protein — protein: MSLTLRAGFGLALATAVVVLAGCSAPRGLQHEVTPPEVVRDAPQASDARNFAEAAAGLEVGTTTVMNETPLGVAQVQVERAFKNALGEACRRVVVKNNETQRRGAVCQGADGVWRYVDASL